The proteins below come from a single Hippocampus zosterae strain Florida chromosome 5, ASM2543408v3, whole genome shotgun sequence genomic window:
- the znf526 gene encoding zinc finger protein 574 isoform X1 — protein MEAESVYIEVEQPEDVCVDHQFMCSECCQLFSTLEDVLIHQEIHTNQEGETGQAARCEQYQCLECGAILVDSEELLLHQEMHMQVAGVEAAQQELCEATVPEESSSQAPQAVQYQCLDCLALFDSPDTWLQHRKSHNSSTTSTHAAMTPQEYVLQADGTLAPVTNTQNFVLSERQAGEILAQVFAQQQQKKKAHPVSKSAPRPSLLPPVTPAPGSATMHLQILTAQALADSSGETAPRRKGGAPADGAARQVVLALAPGVLAGTQQAVTEMVVVQPYECSECSLLFQTPEDFLQHQGEHFLAQEKESLDGGLMSGFEESAGRGEQTDNSVRQSNQFVTAERKPAAASEPQQCPLCGRTFISANRLKSHQRVHEQGTHECTECGRVFKKESSMQAHLRTHLGVNRYLCVDCGQGFTTEMTLLVHRKSHTANPFHKCQFCNKTFTNMTKYLYHRRTHLSVNACGTPAPPTAGPSSTVVNAVPRQASLSTLAILQRAREKNSQVMAPLTEEEMEQIDQDHADVSKVHSGEVQGEVAQEHPGAKPAEEVAPGSSASAGPSRSDKGLSACHSCPKTFPSQLQLLRHRRSAHGPKRSFLCTVCGKTFAKQIHVRNHIRTHTGERPFQCADCGKTFSSLANLSRHTLIHTGARPYRCDVCQRAFSQSSNLRQHSLLHAAGGSGGLTCPDCPATFRWPTKLAAHRFAQHPGSPAPFPCSHCEAGFLTRRQLEAHRSAQHPVARSEPQDAPAADIPLRVGLDCDICGKKLNSPANLRLHKLSHPGPGRPLGKHGKSHQCPVCGKLFVSSSGVALHQRVHTGERPYPCQICGKRFRQSTHLREHLRTHSGVRPFCCEVCGKGFIQSMHLVEHRRTHTGERPHVCPHCGKAFKTFSNLRNHKKTHSRQQKLDRDADAKTDSAVEISTVEVPKLQPHLIQIQSSDVQQGTNTIMCNEFGETIAIIESSEGGALPLEQALEIFHTAMENGLDGLHML, from the exons ATGGAAGCGGAGAGTGTCTACATTGAGGTGGAGCAGCCCGAGGATGTCTGTGTGGACCATCAGTTCATGTGTAGCGAGTGCTGCCAACTTTTCAGCACCCTGGAGGATGTGCTGATCCACCAGGAGATTCATACGAACCAGGAAGGCGAAACGGGCCAGGCAGCCCGCTGCGAGCAGTATCAGTGCCTGGAGTGTGGCGCGATCCTCGTCGATTCAGAGGAGCTCCTGCTGCACCAGGAGATGCACATGCAGGTGGCCGGGGTGGAGGCCGCGCAACAAG AGTTGTGTGAGGCTACGGTGCCCGAAGAATCGAGTTCCCAGGCACCCCAAGCGGTCCAGTACCAGTGTCTGGACTGTCTGGCCTTGTTTGACTCACCCGACACATGGCTACAACACCGCAAAAGCCACAATAGCAGCACCACGAGCACCCATGCAGCAATGACG CCGCAGGAGTACGTGCTCCAAGCAGATGGCACTCTGGCCCCCGTCACCAACACGCAGAACTTTGTGCTGAGTGAGCGGCAAGCCGGGGAGATTTTGGCACAG GTGTTTGcccaacagcagcaaaaaaagaaagcccaCCCCGTCTCCAAAtcagccccccgcccctccctgcTACCCCCGGTGACACCCGCCCCCGGCTCGGCCACCATGCACCTTCAGATCCTGACGGCCCAAGCTCTGGCCGACAGCTCCGGCGAGACGGCGCCGCGGCGAAAAGGGGGGGCCCCGGCGGACGGCGCCGCCCGCCAAGTGGTGCTGGCGTTGGCCCCCGGAGTCCTTGCCGGTACCCAGCAGGCGGTGACTGAGATGGTGGTCGTCCAACCGTACGAATGCTCCGAATGCTCCCTTCTCTTCCAGACACCGGAGGACTTCCTCCAACACCAGGGGGAGCACTTCCTCGCTCAGGAAAAAGAAAGTTTGGACGGGGGGCTCATGAGCGGCTTTGAGGAAAGCGCGGGGCGCGGGGAACAGACGGACAACTCCGTAAGACAGTCCAACCAATTCGTAACGGCGGAGAGGAAACCCGCGGCGGCGTCCGAGCCCCAGCAGTGCCCGCTGTGCGGCCGCACGTTCATCTCCGCCAACCGCCTGAAATCGCACCAGCGCGTGCACGAGCAGGGCACGCACGAATgcaccgagtgcggccgggtCTTCAAGAAAGAGAGCTCCATGCAGGCCCACCTGCGCACCCACCTGGGCGTGAACAGGTACCTGTGCGTGGACTGCGGCCAAGGCTTCACCACCGAGATGACCCTCCTCGTGCACag GAAGTCGCACACCGCCAACCCCTTTCACAAGTGCCAGTTCTGCAACAAAACCTTCACCAACATGACAAAGTACCTTTACCACCGACGGACGCACCTCAGCGTCAACGCCTGCGGCACACCCGCTCCGCCCACCGCCGGCCCCTCCAGCACGGTA GTCAACGCTGTCCCACGACAAGCCTCTCTCTCCACTCTGGCTATCCTGCAGCGAGCAAGGGAGAAGAACTCGCAGGTCATGGCCCCCCTCACCGAGGAGGAGATGGAACAAATTGACCAAGACCACGCGGACGTAAGCAAGGTGCACAGCGGTGAGGTTCAAGGAGAGGTGGCCCAAGAGCATCCCGGCGCCAAACCCGCCGAGGAAGTGGCGCCCGGCTCTTCAGCAAGTGCCGGACCCTCACGGTCGGACAAAGGCCTCTCGGCTTGTCACTCGTGTCCGAAGACGTTCCCCTCGCAGCTGCAGCTCCTCCGGCACCGGCGCTCGGCGCACGGGCCCAAGCGCAGCTTCCTGTGCACCGTCTGCGGCAAGACCTTCGCAAAACAGATCCACGTACGCAACCACATCCGCACGCACACGGGCGAACGGCCCTTCCAGTGCGCCGACTGCGGCAAGACCTTCTCGTCCCTCGCCAACCTCAGCCGCCACACGCTGATCCACACGGGCGCCCGGCCGTACCGCTGCGACGTGTGCCAGCGCGCCTTCTCGCAGTCGTCCAACCTGCGCCAGCACAGCCTGCTGCACGCGGcaggcggcagcgggggcctGACGTGCCCCGACTGTCCCGCCACCTTCCGCTGGCCCACCAAGCTGGCCGCGCACCGCTTCGCGCAGCACCCCGGGTCTCCCGCGCCCTTCCCGTGTTCCCACTGCGAGGCCGGCTTCCTCACCAGGAGGCAACTGGAGGCCCACCGCTCGGCGCAACACCCAGTCGCCCGCTCGGAACCCCAGGACGCCCCCGCCGCAGATATCCCGCTTCGAGTTGGCTTGGACTGCGACATTTGCGGAAAGAAGCTCAACTCCCCCGCCAATCTGCGGCTCCACAAGCTCAGCCACCCCGGTCCCGGCCGGCCGCTCGGCAAGCACGGTAAATCCCACCAGTGCCCCGTGTGCGGCAAGCTGTTTGTGTCCAGCTCGGGCGTGGCACTGCACCAGCGAGTCCACACGGGCGAGCGGCCGTACCCGTGCCAGATATGCGGCAAGCGCTTCCGCCAGAGCACGCACCTGCGCGAGCACCTGCGCACGCACTCGGGCGTGCGGCCCTTCTGCTGCGAGGTGTGCGGCAAGGGCTTCATTCAGAGCATGCACCTGGTCGAGCACCGCCGCACGCACACGGGCGAGCGGCCGCACGTCTGCCCGCACTGCGGAAAGGCCTTCAAGACCTTCTCCAATCTCAGGAACCACAAGAAGACTCACAGTCGCCAGCAGAAGCTGGACCGGGACGCCGACGCCAAAACTGACTCGGCCGTGGAGATTTCCACCGTGGAAGTCCCCAAGTTGCAGCCGCACCTCATCCAGATCCAATCCTCGGACGTTCAGCAG GGCACGAACACCATCATGTGTAATGAGTTCGGGGAGACCATCGCCATCATCGAGAGCAGTGAAGGCGGGGCGCTGCCACTGGAGCAGGCCCTGGAGATCTTTCACACGGCGATGGAGAACGGCCTGGACGGACTACACATGCTCTGA
- the znf526 gene encoding zinc finger protein 574 isoform X2 codes for MEAESVYIEVEQPEDVCVDHQFMCSECCQLFSTLEDVLIHQEIHTNQEGETGQAARCEQYQCLECGAILVDSEELLLHQEMHMQVAGVEAAQQELCEATVPEESSSQAPQAVQYQCLDCLALFDSPDTWLQHRKSHNSSTTSTHAAMTPQEYVLQADGTLAPVTNTQNFVLSERQAGEILAQVFAQQQQKKKAHPVSKSAPRPSLLPPVTPAPGSATMHLQILTAQALADSSGETAPRRKGGAPADGAARQVVLALAPGVLAGTQQAVTEMVVVQPYECSECSLLFQTPEDFLQHQGEHFLAQEKESLDGGLMSGFEESAGRGEQTDNSVRQSNQFVTAERKPAAASEPQQCPLCGRTFISANRLKSHQRVHEQGTHECTECGRVFKKESSMQAHLRTHLGVNRYLCVDCGQGFTTEMTLLVHRKSHTANPFHKCQFCNKTFTNMTKYLYHRRTHLSVNACGTPAPPTAGPSSTVNAVPRQASLSTLAILQRAREKNSQVMAPLTEEEMEQIDQDHADVSKVHSGEVQGEVAQEHPGAKPAEEVAPGSSASAGPSRSDKGLSACHSCPKTFPSQLQLLRHRRSAHGPKRSFLCTVCGKTFAKQIHVRNHIRTHTGERPFQCADCGKTFSSLANLSRHTLIHTGARPYRCDVCQRAFSQSSNLRQHSLLHAAGGSGGLTCPDCPATFRWPTKLAAHRFAQHPGSPAPFPCSHCEAGFLTRRQLEAHRSAQHPVARSEPQDAPAADIPLRVGLDCDICGKKLNSPANLRLHKLSHPGPGRPLGKHGKSHQCPVCGKLFVSSSGVALHQRVHTGERPYPCQICGKRFRQSTHLREHLRTHSGVRPFCCEVCGKGFIQSMHLVEHRRTHTGERPHVCPHCGKAFKTFSNLRNHKKTHSRQQKLDRDADAKTDSAVEISTVEVPKLQPHLIQIQSSDVQQGTNTIMCNEFGETIAIIESSEGGALPLEQALEIFHTAMENGLDGLHML; via the exons ATGGAAGCGGAGAGTGTCTACATTGAGGTGGAGCAGCCCGAGGATGTCTGTGTGGACCATCAGTTCATGTGTAGCGAGTGCTGCCAACTTTTCAGCACCCTGGAGGATGTGCTGATCCACCAGGAGATTCATACGAACCAGGAAGGCGAAACGGGCCAGGCAGCCCGCTGCGAGCAGTATCAGTGCCTGGAGTGTGGCGCGATCCTCGTCGATTCAGAGGAGCTCCTGCTGCACCAGGAGATGCACATGCAGGTGGCCGGGGTGGAGGCCGCGCAACAAG AGTTGTGTGAGGCTACGGTGCCCGAAGAATCGAGTTCCCAGGCACCCCAAGCGGTCCAGTACCAGTGTCTGGACTGTCTGGCCTTGTTTGACTCACCCGACACATGGCTACAACACCGCAAAAGCCACAATAGCAGCACCACGAGCACCCATGCAGCAATGACG CCGCAGGAGTACGTGCTCCAAGCAGATGGCACTCTGGCCCCCGTCACCAACACGCAGAACTTTGTGCTGAGTGAGCGGCAAGCCGGGGAGATTTTGGCACAG GTGTTTGcccaacagcagcaaaaaaagaaagcccaCCCCGTCTCCAAAtcagccccccgcccctccctgcTACCCCCGGTGACACCCGCCCCCGGCTCGGCCACCATGCACCTTCAGATCCTGACGGCCCAAGCTCTGGCCGACAGCTCCGGCGAGACGGCGCCGCGGCGAAAAGGGGGGGCCCCGGCGGACGGCGCCGCCCGCCAAGTGGTGCTGGCGTTGGCCCCCGGAGTCCTTGCCGGTACCCAGCAGGCGGTGACTGAGATGGTGGTCGTCCAACCGTACGAATGCTCCGAATGCTCCCTTCTCTTCCAGACACCGGAGGACTTCCTCCAACACCAGGGGGAGCACTTCCTCGCTCAGGAAAAAGAAAGTTTGGACGGGGGGCTCATGAGCGGCTTTGAGGAAAGCGCGGGGCGCGGGGAACAGACGGACAACTCCGTAAGACAGTCCAACCAATTCGTAACGGCGGAGAGGAAACCCGCGGCGGCGTCCGAGCCCCAGCAGTGCCCGCTGTGCGGCCGCACGTTCATCTCCGCCAACCGCCTGAAATCGCACCAGCGCGTGCACGAGCAGGGCACGCACGAATgcaccgagtgcggccgggtCTTCAAGAAAGAGAGCTCCATGCAGGCCCACCTGCGCACCCACCTGGGCGTGAACAGGTACCTGTGCGTGGACTGCGGCCAAGGCTTCACCACCGAGATGACCCTCCTCGTGCACag GAAGTCGCACACCGCCAACCCCTTTCACAAGTGCCAGTTCTGCAACAAAACCTTCACCAACATGACAAAGTACCTTTACCACCGACGGACGCACCTCAGCGTCAACGCCTGCGGCACACCCGCTCCGCCCACCGCCGGCCCCTCCAGCACG GTCAACGCTGTCCCACGACAAGCCTCTCTCTCCACTCTGGCTATCCTGCAGCGAGCAAGGGAGAAGAACTCGCAGGTCATGGCCCCCCTCACCGAGGAGGAGATGGAACAAATTGACCAAGACCACGCGGACGTAAGCAAGGTGCACAGCGGTGAGGTTCAAGGAGAGGTGGCCCAAGAGCATCCCGGCGCCAAACCCGCCGAGGAAGTGGCGCCCGGCTCTTCAGCAAGTGCCGGACCCTCACGGTCGGACAAAGGCCTCTCGGCTTGTCACTCGTGTCCGAAGACGTTCCCCTCGCAGCTGCAGCTCCTCCGGCACCGGCGCTCGGCGCACGGGCCCAAGCGCAGCTTCCTGTGCACCGTCTGCGGCAAGACCTTCGCAAAACAGATCCACGTACGCAACCACATCCGCACGCACACGGGCGAACGGCCCTTCCAGTGCGCCGACTGCGGCAAGACCTTCTCGTCCCTCGCCAACCTCAGCCGCCACACGCTGATCCACACGGGCGCCCGGCCGTACCGCTGCGACGTGTGCCAGCGCGCCTTCTCGCAGTCGTCCAACCTGCGCCAGCACAGCCTGCTGCACGCGGcaggcggcagcgggggcctGACGTGCCCCGACTGTCCCGCCACCTTCCGCTGGCCCACCAAGCTGGCCGCGCACCGCTTCGCGCAGCACCCCGGGTCTCCCGCGCCCTTCCCGTGTTCCCACTGCGAGGCCGGCTTCCTCACCAGGAGGCAACTGGAGGCCCACCGCTCGGCGCAACACCCAGTCGCCCGCTCGGAACCCCAGGACGCCCCCGCCGCAGATATCCCGCTTCGAGTTGGCTTGGACTGCGACATTTGCGGAAAGAAGCTCAACTCCCCCGCCAATCTGCGGCTCCACAAGCTCAGCCACCCCGGTCCCGGCCGGCCGCTCGGCAAGCACGGTAAATCCCACCAGTGCCCCGTGTGCGGCAAGCTGTTTGTGTCCAGCTCGGGCGTGGCACTGCACCAGCGAGTCCACACGGGCGAGCGGCCGTACCCGTGCCAGATATGCGGCAAGCGCTTCCGCCAGAGCACGCACCTGCGCGAGCACCTGCGCACGCACTCGGGCGTGCGGCCCTTCTGCTGCGAGGTGTGCGGCAAGGGCTTCATTCAGAGCATGCACCTGGTCGAGCACCGCCGCACGCACACGGGCGAGCGGCCGCACGTCTGCCCGCACTGCGGAAAGGCCTTCAAGACCTTCTCCAATCTCAGGAACCACAAGAAGACTCACAGTCGCCAGCAGAAGCTGGACCGGGACGCCGACGCCAAAACTGACTCGGCCGTGGAGATTTCCACCGTGGAAGTCCCCAAGTTGCAGCCGCACCTCATCCAGATCCAATCCTCGGACGTTCAGCAG GGCACGAACACCATCATGTGTAATGAGTTCGGGGAGACCATCGCCATCATCGAGAGCAGTGAAGGCGGGGCGCTGCCACTGGAGCAGGCCCTGGAGATCTTTCACACGGCGATGGAGAACGGCCTGGACGGACTACACATGCTCTGA
- the gsk3ab gene encoding glycogen synthase kinase 3 alpha b: MSGSGRPRTSSFAEPPGAPGAAAAGVGSAVAGGSSTGKSGASQNTGGSSTSFGNLKLPRDSGKLTTVVATPGQGPDRPQEVSYTDIKVIGNGSFGVVYQARLIDSQEMVAIKKVLQDKRFKNRELQIMRKLDHCNIVRLRYFFYSSGEKKDEVYLNLVLDFVPETVYRVARHFNKAKTTIPIIYVKVYMYQLFRSLAYIHSQGVCHRDIKPQNLLVDPETAILKLCDFGSAKQLVRGEPNVSYICSRYYRAPELIFGATDYTSNIDIWSAGCVLAELLLGQPIFPGDSGVDQLVEIIKVLGTPTREQIREMNPNYTEFKFPQIKAHPWTKVFKPRTPPEAIALCSRLLEYTPVTRLSPLEACAHAFFDELRQPNTRLPSGRELPLLFNFSPVELSIQPQLNSTLIPPHARAQTTAASHDGSTSDSTAQPGTVPGSINNST, encoded by the exons ATGAGCGGCAGCGGGCGGCCCAGGACCAGCTCATTCGCCGAGCCTCCCGGAGCTCCCGGAGCCGCTGCAGCCGGGGTCGGATCAGCAGTCGCCGGCGGAAGCTCAACAGGAAAGTCGGGAGCTTCGCAAAACACCGGAGGCAGCTCGACGAGCTTTGGGAACCTCAAACTCCCCC GTGACAGTGGCAAATTGACCACCGTAGTGGCCACGCCGGGTCAAGGGCCCGACCGCCCGCAGGAAGTGTCATACACGGACATCAAGGTCATAGGAAATGGCTCCTTTGGAGTGGTCTACCAGGCGCGCCTCATCGACAGCCAGGAGATGGTGGCCATCAAAAAAGTGCTCCAAGACAAACGGTTTAAG aATAGAGAGCTGCAAATTATGCGCAAGTTGGACCACTGCAACATTGTGCGACTACGTTACTTCTTCTACTCCAGTGGTGAAAAG AAAGATGAAGTCTACCTGAATCTGGTTCTGGACTTTGTCCCCGAGACGGTGTACAGGGTGGCGCGGCACTTCAACAAGGCCAAGACCACCATCCCCATCATTTATGTTAAA GTGTACATGTACCAGCTGTTCAGGAGCCTGGCCTATATTCATTCCCAGGGCGTGTGTCATAGAGACATCAAGCCCCAAAACCTCTTGGTGGACCCAGAGACGGCCATCCTCAAGCTCTGTGACTTTGGCAG CGCCAAGCAGTTGGTCCGAGGTGAGCCCAACGTGTCGTATATCTGCTCGCGGTACTACCGCGCCCCGGAGCTCATCTTCGGCGCCACCGACTACACGTCCAACATCGACATCTGGTCGGCCGGCTGCGTGCTGGCCGAGCTGCTATTGGGCCAGCCCATCTTCCCGGGGGACAGCGGCGTGGACCAGCTCGTCGAGATCATCAAG GTTCTTGGAACTCCGACAAGGGAGCAGATTCGAGAGATGAACCCCAACTACACAGAGTTCAAATTCCCACAGATTAAAGCTCACCCGTGGACAAAG GTGTTCAAGCCCCGCACACCGCCGGAGGCCATCGCCCTGTGCTCGCGACTGCTGGAATATACGCCGGTCACCCGTCTTTCTCCGCTGGAGGCGTGCGCACACGCCTTCTTTGATGAGCTACGCCAGCCCAACACCCGCCTGCCTAGCGGGCGGGAACTGCCGCTTCTCTTCAACTTCAGCCCCGTCG AGctgtccatccagccgcagtTGAATTCCACACTCATTCCTCCTCACGCTCGTGCACAGACAACGGCTGCCTCACATG ATGGCAGTACGTCAGACAGTACCGCCCAGCCCGGCACAGTGCCCggctccatcaacaacagtacCTGA
- the znf526 gene encoding zinc finger protein 574 isoform X3, with amino-acid sequence MEAESVYIEVEQPEDVCVDHQFMCSECCQLFSTLEDVLIHQEIHTNQEGETGQAARCEQYQCLECGAILVDSEELLLHQEMHMQVAGVEAAQQELCEATVPEESSSQAPQAVQYQCLDCLALFDSPDTWLQHRKSHNSSTTSTHAAMTEYVLQADGTLAPVTNTQNFVLSERQAGEILAQVFAQQQQKKKAHPVSKSAPRPSLLPPVTPAPGSATMHLQILTAQALADSSGETAPRRKGGAPADGAARQVVLALAPGVLAGTQQAVTEMVVVQPYECSECSLLFQTPEDFLQHQGEHFLAQEKESLDGGLMSGFEESAGRGEQTDNSVRQSNQFVTAERKPAAASEPQQCPLCGRTFISANRLKSHQRVHEQGTHECTECGRVFKKESSMQAHLRTHLGVNRYLCVDCGQGFTTEMTLLVHRKSHTANPFHKCQFCNKTFTNMTKYLYHRRTHLSVNACGTPAPPTAGPSSTVVNAVPRQASLSTLAILQRAREKNSQVMAPLTEEEMEQIDQDHADVSKVHSGEVQGEVAQEHPGAKPAEEVAPGSSASAGPSRSDKGLSACHSCPKTFPSQLQLLRHRRSAHGPKRSFLCTVCGKTFAKQIHVRNHIRTHTGERPFQCADCGKTFSSLANLSRHTLIHTGARPYRCDVCQRAFSQSSNLRQHSLLHAAGGSGGLTCPDCPATFRWPTKLAAHRFAQHPGSPAPFPCSHCEAGFLTRRQLEAHRSAQHPVARSEPQDAPAADIPLRVGLDCDICGKKLNSPANLRLHKLSHPGPGRPLGKHGKSHQCPVCGKLFVSSSGVALHQRVHTGERPYPCQICGKRFRQSTHLREHLRTHSGVRPFCCEVCGKGFIQSMHLVEHRRTHTGERPHVCPHCGKAFKTFSNLRNHKKTHSRQQKLDRDADAKTDSAVEISTVEVPKLQPHLIQIQSSDVQQGTNTIMCNEFGETIAIIESSEGGALPLEQALEIFHTAMENGLDGLHML; translated from the exons ATGGAAGCGGAGAGTGTCTACATTGAGGTGGAGCAGCCCGAGGATGTCTGTGTGGACCATCAGTTCATGTGTAGCGAGTGCTGCCAACTTTTCAGCACCCTGGAGGATGTGCTGATCCACCAGGAGATTCATACGAACCAGGAAGGCGAAACGGGCCAGGCAGCCCGCTGCGAGCAGTATCAGTGCCTGGAGTGTGGCGCGATCCTCGTCGATTCAGAGGAGCTCCTGCTGCACCAGGAGATGCACATGCAGGTGGCCGGGGTGGAGGCCGCGCAACAAG AGTTGTGTGAGGCTACGGTGCCCGAAGAATCGAGTTCCCAGGCACCCCAAGCGGTCCAGTACCAGTGTCTGGACTGTCTGGCCTTGTTTGACTCACCCGACACATGGCTACAACACCGCAAAAGCCACAATAGCAGCACCACGAGCACCCATGCAGCAATGACG GAGTACGTGCTCCAAGCAGATGGCACTCTGGCCCCCGTCACCAACACGCAGAACTTTGTGCTGAGTGAGCGGCAAGCCGGGGAGATTTTGGCACAG GTGTTTGcccaacagcagcaaaaaaagaaagcccaCCCCGTCTCCAAAtcagccccccgcccctccctgcTACCCCCGGTGACACCCGCCCCCGGCTCGGCCACCATGCACCTTCAGATCCTGACGGCCCAAGCTCTGGCCGACAGCTCCGGCGAGACGGCGCCGCGGCGAAAAGGGGGGGCCCCGGCGGACGGCGCCGCCCGCCAAGTGGTGCTGGCGTTGGCCCCCGGAGTCCTTGCCGGTACCCAGCAGGCGGTGACTGAGATGGTGGTCGTCCAACCGTACGAATGCTCCGAATGCTCCCTTCTCTTCCAGACACCGGAGGACTTCCTCCAACACCAGGGGGAGCACTTCCTCGCTCAGGAAAAAGAAAGTTTGGACGGGGGGCTCATGAGCGGCTTTGAGGAAAGCGCGGGGCGCGGGGAACAGACGGACAACTCCGTAAGACAGTCCAACCAATTCGTAACGGCGGAGAGGAAACCCGCGGCGGCGTCCGAGCCCCAGCAGTGCCCGCTGTGCGGCCGCACGTTCATCTCCGCCAACCGCCTGAAATCGCACCAGCGCGTGCACGAGCAGGGCACGCACGAATgcaccgagtgcggccgggtCTTCAAGAAAGAGAGCTCCATGCAGGCCCACCTGCGCACCCACCTGGGCGTGAACAGGTACCTGTGCGTGGACTGCGGCCAAGGCTTCACCACCGAGATGACCCTCCTCGTGCACag GAAGTCGCACACCGCCAACCCCTTTCACAAGTGCCAGTTCTGCAACAAAACCTTCACCAACATGACAAAGTACCTTTACCACCGACGGACGCACCTCAGCGTCAACGCCTGCGGCACACCCGCTCCGCCCACCGCCGGCCCCTCCAGCACGGTA GTCAACGCTGTCCCACGACAAGCCTCTCTCTCCACTCTGGCTATCCTGCAGCGAGCAAGGGAGAAGAACTCGCAGGTCATGGCCCCCCTCACCGAGGAGGAGATGGAACAAATTGACCAAGACCACGCGGACGTAAGCAAGGTGCACAGCGGTGAGGTTCAAGGAGAGGTGGCCCAAGAGCATCCCGGCGCCAAACCCGCCGAGGAAGTGGCGCCCGGCTCTTCAGCAAGTGCCGGACCCTCACGGTCGGACAAAGGCCTCTCGGCTTGTCACTCGTGTCCGAAGACGTTCCCCTCGCAGCTGCAGCTCCTCCGGCACCGGCGCTCGGCGCACGGGCCCAAGCGCAGCTTCCTGTGCACCGTCTGCGGCAAGACCTTCGCAAAACAGATCCACGTACGCAACCACATCCGCACGCACACGGGCGAACGGCCCTTCCAGTGCGCCGACTGCGGCAAGACCTTCTCGTCCCTCGCCAACCTCAGCCGCCACACGCTGATCCACACGGGCGCCCGGCCGTACCGCTGCGACGTGTGCCAGCGCGCCTTCTCGCAGTCGTCCAACCTGCGCCAGCACAGCCTGCTGCACGCGGcaggcggcagcgggggcctGACGTGCCCCGACTGTCCCGCCACCTTCCGCTGGCCCACCAAGCTGGCCGCGCACCGCTTCGCGCAGCACCCCGGGTCTCCCGCGCCCTTCCCGTGTTCCCACTGCGAGGCCGGCTTCCTCACCAGGAGGCAACTGGAGGCCCACCGCTCGGCGCAACACCCAGTCGCCCGCTCGGAACCCCAGGACGCCCCCGCCGCAGATATCCCGCTTCGAGTTGGCTTGGACTGCGACATTTGCGGAAAGAAGCTCAACTCCCCCGCCAATCTGCGGCTCCACAAGCTCAGCCACCCCGGTCCCGGCCGGCCGCTCGGCAAGCACGGTAAATCCCACCAGTGCCCCGTGTGCGGCAAGCTGTTTGTGTCCAGCTCGGGCGTGGCACTGCACCAGCGAGTCCACACGGGCGAGCGGCCGTACCCGTGCCAGATATGCGGCAAGCGCTTCCGCCAGAGCACGCACCTGCGCGAGCACCTGCGCACGCACTCGGGCGTGCGGCCCTTCTGCTGCGAGGTGTGCGGCAAGGGCTTCATTCAGAGCATGCACCTGGTCGAGCACCGCCGCACGCACACGGGCGAGCGGCCGCACGTCTGCCCGCACTGCGGAAAGGCCTTCAAGACCTTCTCCAATCTCAGGAACCACAAGAAGACTCACAGTCGCCAGCAGAAGCTGGACCGGGACGCCGACGCCAAAACTGACTCGGCCGTGGAGATTTCCACCGTGGAAGTCCCCAAGTTGCAGCCGCACCTCATCCAGATCCAATCCTCGGACGTTCAGCAG GGCACGAACACCATCATGTGTAATGAGTTCGGGGAGACCATCGCCATCATCGAGAGCAGTGAAGGCGGGGCGCTGCCACTGGAGCAGGCCCTGGAGATCTTTCACACGGCGATGGAGAACGGCCTGGACGGACTACACATGCTCTGA